In Arachis hypogaea cultivar Tifrunner chromosome 17, arahy.Tifrunner.gnm2.J5K5, whole genome shotgun sequence, a single window of DNA contains:
- the LOC112763590 gene encoding uncharacterized protein, whose amino-acid sequence MYLANASDATRCKAFSTTLTKTVIKWFDSLPPKSVTYFNDLTRKFLTRFSIQKDKVKHTPSLLGVKQEVGETLRAYMKKFNKACLEVQNLPTEAIIIGLVNSLREGPFSQFISKRHPTSLNEVQEREEKYINIEENAQLRELALRQNHPYQVWDKEKEAKKKDEYSSDKPRRYHNYTPLRVSLVDIYREIYHTEKLLPPRPIKNKKGRSRTGYYEYHKIYWHSTNDCYDLKNVIEKLVKEGQLERYLVERFDNQGKRKRKREEEDRSRRDRPTRTPGKHIYMIVGGFAGGGVTKSFHKRYLKKVYQVGEEDEVPDLPTIFFTKEDAQGMTLGHDPIVITIILANTNLHGTLVDQESSANILFKLAFDKLGLEEKELRAYPDTLFEIGDTPIRPFGFTLSHTTFSKGIKSQTLSIDYIVVDVVLAYNALIGQTTLNQLFAFVSTPHLCIKFSTSEGIATIRGDQKMARRCHNESLNMRRCTKGKEVNTIELVGVRTQEELRPQPDGKIKEVQIENQDGKTTNIGANLDDELKADLVKLLQKNSDLFAWKASDIPRIHSDLMNHKLAVYPGS is encoded by the coding sequence ATGTACTTGGCTAATGCTTCAGATGCAACTCGTTGCAAAGCTTTCTCGACAACACTGACCAAGACAGTGATAAAATGGTTTGATAGTCTGCCACCCAAATCTGTGACCTACTTCAATGACCTCACAAGAAAGTTTCTCACTcggttctccatccaaaaagataaagtAAAGCACACCCCTAGCCTCCTGGGAGTCAAGCAAGAGGTCGGAGAAACTCTCCGAGCTTATATGAAAaaattcaacaaagcctgcttgGAAGTCCAGAACCTACCCACAGAAGCAATAATAATAGGGCTAGTCAATAGCCTCAGAGAAGGACCTTTCTCCCAGTTCATATCAAAGAGGCACCCGACCtctctgaacgaggtacaagagcgagaagaaaagtacatcaatatagaGGAAAATGCCCAACTAAGAGAACTTGCTCTCAGACAAAATCATCCTTATCAAGTTTGGGACAAAGAGAAAGAAGCAAAGAAAAAGGATGAGTACAGCTCGGACAAGCCTCGAAGGTACCATAACTACACCCCCTTGCGAGTTTCTCTTGTCGACATCTACAGGGAGATCTACCATACTGAAAAACTTTTACCTCCTCGCCCCATCAAAAACAAGAAAGGCAGAAGCCGGACAGGATATTACGAATATCATAAGATATATTGGCATTCCACCAATGACTGTTACGACTTGAAAAATGTAATAGAAAAATTGGTCAAAGAAGGTCAGTTAGAAAGGTACCTGGTAGAAAGATTTGACAAtcagggaaaaagaaaaagaaaaagagaagaggaagacAGAAGTCGACGAGATCGGCCAACACGAACTCCTGGCAAACACATCTACATGATAgttggaggatttgcgggaggtggAGTAACCAAGTCTTTCCACAAAAGGTATTTGAAAAAAGTCTATCAAGTTGGAGAAGAGGATGAAGTCCCCGACTTGCCTACTATTTTCTTCACAAAGGAAGATGCACAAGGGATGACACTGGGGCATGATCCCATTGTAATCACAATAATACTTGCCAATACAAATCTCCACGGGACTTTGGTAGACCAAGAAAGCTCGGCCAACATCTTGTTTAAGCTTGCCTTTGACAAGTTGGGATTGGAAGAAAAAGAGTTAAGAGCATACCCTGACACTCTTTTCGAGATAGGAGACACACCCATACGACCTTTTGGTTTCACTCTGTCACACACCACTTTtagtaaaggaataaaatctcaAACTTTGAGTATAGACTATATTGTAGTTGACGTAGTCTTAGCTTACAATGCCTTGATAGGTCAGACGACGTTGAACCAACTTTTCGCATTCGTCTCTACTCCTCATCTCTGCATAAAGTTTTCGACTTCAGAGGGAATAGCCACTATAAGAGGAGATCAAAAAATGGCAAGGAGGTGTCATAATGAAAGTTTGAACATGCGCAGATGTACAAAAGGAAAAGAAGTCAATACTATTGAACTCGTAGGTGTCCGAACACAAGAAGAGTTGAGACCACAACCCgatggaaaaataaaagaagtgCAAATCGAAAACCAAGATGGAAAAACTACAAACATAGGAGCCAACTTGGACGATGAATTGAAGGCAGATCTTGTCAAGCTCCTACAAAAGAActccgatctctttgcatggaaggcttcTGATATCCCCAGGATACATTCCGACCTCATGAATCATAAGCTCGCTGTCTATCCAGGCTCATGA
- the LOC112762504 gene encoding uncharacterized protein isoform X1: MGLGDVVVPLALSISICFLSCSRDLIFVDAKEQNLTVTPINYDLYHSSGKFLEEIKALVHRHSDMLAMETIKAGNKGYGAEITVVTYSERKRETDERSKFRILLSFGQHGRELITTELALRILSILSGEQSLPNMDQASLNTTLDKLVIKVIPMENLNGRKLVEAGDLCERRNGRGVDLNRNWSVDWGKKEKDYDPYEENPGTAPFSEPEAQIMRKLAISFEPHVWINVHSGMEALFMPYDHKNTTLDGLLLKRMNSLLEEVNNLHFQKRCVVGSGGGSVGYFAHGTATDFMYDVVRVPMSFTFEIYGDVTASSRDCFKMFNPTDKTSYVRVLDEWSTTFFTIFKLGPLRLGDINSKAPAKLDKFVSIDEYLDGYLMERRNRYGKKMEVLDLGMQEIRTYFRLFLLSSVLLMFMFCSRISKSKSSRPVPAMPL, from the exons ATGGGTTTGGGCGATGTTGTTGTTCCTTTGGCACTCTCCATCAGCATCTGCTTCCTCTCTTGTTCGCGAGATCTGATCTTCGTTGATGCCAAGGAACAAAATCTCACTGTTACCCCAATTAACTATGATCTCTACCATTCCAG TGGCAAGTTTTTGGAAGAGATCAAGGCTTTGGTTCATCGTCACTCGGATATGCTCGCT ATGGAGACCATTAAAGCCGGGAACAAAGGCTATGGTGCTGAGATTACCGTGGTTACTTATTCGGAGCGAAAGAGAGAGACAGACGAGAGATCAAAGTTCCGCATACTTCTT AGTTTTGGGCAGCATGGAAGGGAGCTTATTACAACTGAACTTGCTTTAAGGATTTTGTCTATTCTAAGTGGAGAACAGTCACTACCTAACATGGATCAAGCTTCTTTGAACACTACACTTGACAAGCTTGTGATAAAG GTGATTCCGATGGAGAACTTGAATGGCCGAAAACTTGTAGAAGCTGGAGATCTCTGTGAGAGAAGAAATG GCAGAGGAGTTGATCTCAACCGGAATTGGAGTGTAGATTGGGGGAAAAAGGAGAAG GACTATGATCCTTATGAGGAGAATCCTGGAACTGCTCCATTTAGTGAGCCTGAAGCTCAAATTATGCGGAAACTTGCCATCTCGTTCGAACCACATGTGTGGATCAATGTGCACTCTGGAATGGAG GCTCTTTTTATGCCTTATGATCATAAAAATACAACACTTGATGGATTGCTGTTGAAGCGGATGAATTCATTGCTTGAAGAAGTAAACAATCTTCATTTTCAAAAGCGTTGCGTGGTTGGGTCGGGAGGCGGTTCTGTGGG GTATTTTGCACATGGGACAGCAACCGATTTCATGTATGATGTCGTGAGGGTTCCGATGTCATTCACCTTTGAG ATATATGGAGATGTAACAGCTTCATCAAGAGACTGTTTTAAAATGTTTAATCCTACTGACAAAACTAGCTATGTT agagttcttgatgaatggtctacaacaTTCTTTACAATTTTTAAACTGGGGCCACTCCGACTTGGTGACATCAATTCAAAAGCGCCTGCCAAGTTGGATAAATTCGTATCAATAGATGAATATTTAGATGGTTATTtaatggaaagaagaaataggtaTGGGAAAAAGATGGAGGTGCTTGACCTTGGAATGCAAGAAATAAGAACATATTTTAGGCTCTTCTTATTGTCTTCAGTGTTGCTAATGTTCATGTTCTGTTCTAGAATTTCAAAAAGTAAGTCCAGTAGACCAGTTCCTGCTATGCCGCTCTAA
- the LOC112762504 gene encoding uncharacterized protein isoform X2 — translation MKQCFLSLFFWCVVVGKFLEEIKALVHRHSDMLAMETIKAGNKGYGAEITVVTYSERKRETDERSKFRILLSFGQHGRELITTELALRILSILSGEQSLPNMDQASLNTTLDKLVIKVIPMENLNGRKLVEAGDLCERRNGRGVDLNRNWSVDWGKKEKDYDPYEENPGTAPFSEPEAQIMRKLAISFEPHVWINVHSGMEALFMPYDHKNTTLDGLLLKRMNSLLEEVNNLHFQKRCVVGSGGGSVGYFAHGTATDFMYDVVRVPMSFTFEIYGDVTASSRDCFKMFNPTDKTSYVRVLDEWSTTFFTIFKLGPLRLGDINSKAPAKLDKFVSIDEYLDGYLMERRNRYGKKMEVLDLGMQEIRTYFRLFLLSSVLLMFMFCSRISKSKSSRPVPAMPL, via the exons ATGAAGCAGTGTTTTTTAAGCCTGTTCTTTTGGTGTGTTGTGGT TGGCAAGTTTTTGGAAGAGATCAAGGCTTTGGTTCATCGTCACTCGGATATGCTCGCT ATGGAGACCATTAAAGCCGGGAACAAAGGCTATGGTGCTGAGATTACCGTGGTTACTTATTCGGAGCGAAAGAGAGAGACAGACGAGAGATCAAAGTTCCGCATACTTCTT AGTTTTGGGCAGCATGGAAGGGAGCTTATTACAACTGAACTTGCTTTAAGGATTTTGTCTATTCTAAGTGGAGAACAGTCACTACCTAACATGGATCAAGCTTCTTTGAACACTACACTTGACAAGCTTGTGATAAAG GTGATTCCGATGGAGAACTTGAATGGCCGAAAACTTGTAGAAGCTGGAGATCTCTGTGAGAGAAGAAATG GCAGAGGAGTTGATCTCAACCGGAATTGGAGTGTAGATTGGGGGAAAAAGGAGAAG GACTATGATCCTTATGAGGAGAATCCTGGAACTGCTCCATTTAGTGAGCCTGAAGCTCAAATTATGCGGAAACTTGCCATCTCGTTCGAACCACATGTGTGGATCAATGTGCACTCTGGAATGGAG GCTCTTTTTATGCCTTATGATCATAAAAATACAACACTTGATGGATTGCTGTTGAAGCGGATGAATTCATTGCTTGAAGAAGTAAACAATCTTCATTTTCAAAAGCGTTGCGTGGTTGGGTCGGGAGGCGGTTCTGTGGG GTATTTTGCACATGGGACAGCAACCGATTTCATGTATGATGTCGTGAGGGTTCCGATGTCATTCACCTTTGAG ATATATGGAGATGTAACAGCTTCATCAAGAGACTGTTTTAAAATGTTTAATCCTACTGACAAAACTAGCTATGTT agagttcttgatgaatggtctacaacaTTCTTTACAATTTTTAAACTGGGGCCACTCCGACTTGGTGACATCAATTCAAAAGCGCCTGCCAAGTTGGATAAATTCGTATCAATAGATGAATATTTAGATGGTTATTtaatggaaagaagaaataggtaTGGGAAAAAGATGGAGGTGCTTGACCTTGGAATGCAAGAAATAAGAACATATTTTAGGCTCTTCTTATTGTCTTCAGTGTTGCTAATGTTCATGTTCTGTTCTAGAATTTCAAAAAGTAAGTCCAGTAGACCAGTTCCTGCTATGCCGCTCTAA
- the LOC112762503 gene encoding uncharacterized protein isoform X1, whose product MFLLPPHLTTPFPSTRSTNYFPTTRHHQPPPPSAANPLISSSVATATPLIADEGPNDILPLQNRRYDFTPLLNFLSSDSNSEPENNSSSPTQLDPTEFQLAESYRAVPAPLWHGLLKSLCSSSSSIGLAYAVVSWLQKHNLCFSYELLYSILIHALGRNEKLYEAFLLSQRQVLTPLTYNALIGACARNGDLEKALNLMSRMRRDGFQPDFVNYSSIIQSLSRSNRIDSPILQKLYREIESDKIEADAHLLNDIILGFSKAGDATRALKFLAMAQGNGLSPKSGTLVAVILALGNSGRTVEAEALFEEIKDNGLEPRTKAYNALLAGYVKMGSLKDAEFIVSEMERSGVLPDEQTYSLLVDAYAHAGRWESARIVLKEMEACNLLPNSHIYSRILASYRDKGEWQKSFQVLKEMRNSGVQPDRQFYNVMIDTFGKHNILDHAMATFERMLSEGIMPDTVTWNTLIDCHCKSGRHDRAEELFDEMQQKGYSPCVMTYNIMINSMGEQERWDEVTKLLTRMQSQGVLPNAVTYTTLVDIYGRSGRFGDAIECLEVLKSTGFKPTPTMYNALINAYAQRGLSEQAVNAFRMMTTEGLTPSLLALNSLVNAFGEDRRETEAFAVLQYMKENGLEPDVVTYTTLMKALIRVEKFDKVPAVYEEMVMSGCTPDRKARAMLRSALRYMKQRLNS is encoded by the exons ATGTTCCTTTTGCCACCACATCTTACCACTCCATTCCCTTCTACCCGCTCCACCAACTACTTCCCCACCACCCGCCACCACCAACCACCACCTCCTTCCGCCGCCAACCCTTTGATCTCCTCCTCCGTCGCAACCGCTACCCCACTCATCGCCGATGAGGGCCCCAACGACATTCTCCCCCTCCAGAACCGCCGGTATGACTTCACTCCACTCCTCAACTTCCTCTCCTCCGATTCCAATTCTGAACCAGAAAACAACTCGTCTTCCCCAACTCAACTCGACCCAACTGAGTTCCAACTCGCCGAGTCATACCGAGCCGTGCCAGCACCACTCTGGCACGGTCTCTTGAAATCCCTctgctcctcttcttcctccataGGACTCGCATACGCCGTCGTTTCGTGGCTCCAAAAGCATAACCTCTGCTTCTCCTACGAGCTCCTCTACTCCATCCTCATCCACGCGCTCGGTCGCAACGAGAAGCTCTATGAGGCATTCTTGCTCTCCCAGCGTCAGGTCCTCACTCCCTTAACCTACAACGCGCTAATTGGCGCGTGTGCCAGAAACGGCGACCTCGAGAAAGCCCTTAACTTGATGTCTCGAATGCGCCGCGATGGGTTCCAACCTGATTTCGTGAACTACAGTTCCATCATTCAGTCGCTCTCGCGCTCTAACAGAATCGATTCTCCGATTCTGCAGAAGCTTTATAGGGAGATTGAGAGTGATAAGATTGAGGCCGATGCGCACCTTCTTAATGACATCATTTTAGGGTTTTCGAAAGCCGGTGATGCTACTCGCGCTTTGAAGTTTCTTGCTATGGCTCAGGGGAATGGGTTGAGTCCAAAGTCGGGGACTTTGGTTGCGGTTATTTTGGCTTTGGGGAATTCCGGTAGGACTGTTGAAGCCGAAGCACTTTTTGAGGAGATTAAGGATAATGGGTTGGAACCTAGGACCAAGGCTTATAATGCTTTGCTTGCAGGTTATGTAAAAATGGGGTCTTTGAAGGATGCGGAGTTCATTGTTTCTGAGATGGAGAGAAGTGGTGTTTTACCCGATGAGCAAACTTATAGTCTCTTGGTTGATGCTTATGCTCATGCTGGTAGGTGGGAGAGTGCTAGGATTGTGTTGAAGGAGATGGAGGCTTGCAATTTGCTGCCGAATTCTCATATTTACAGTAGGATCTTGGCGAGTTATCGCGACAAGGGCGAGTGGCAGAAATCATTTCAAGTGCTAAAGGAGATGAGGAACAGTGGGGTTCAGCCTGATAGGCAGTTTTATAATGTGATGATTGATACTTTTGGGAAGCATAACATTCTTGATCACGCGATGGCAACGTTTGAACGAATGCTGTCGGAGGGGATTATGCCAGATACTGTTACATGGAACACGCTGATCGATTGTCACTGTAAGTCGGGGCGCCATGATAGGGCAGAGGAGTTGTTCGACGAAATGCAGCAGAAAGGATACTCGCCTTGTGTCATGACATATAACATTATGATTAATTCTATGGGGGAACAGGAGAGATGGGATGAAGTTACTAAGTTGTTAACCAGGATGCAGAGCCAGGGAGTGCTGCCCAATGCAGTTACATACACTACCCTGGTTGATATTTACGGAAGATCAGGAAGATTTGGCGATGCAATAGAGTGCTTGGAGGTTTTGAAATCGACGGGGTTCAAGCCAACTCCAACCATGTATAATGCCTTGATCAATGCCTATGCACAAAGG GGTTTGTCTGAACAAGCAGTAAATGCGTTCAGGATGATGACGACTGAGGGTTTGACACCCAGTCTTCTAGCTCTAAATTCACTAGTTAATGCATTTGGTGAAGATAGAAGGGAAACTGAAGCCTTTGCTGTGCTGCAGTACATGAAAGAGAAT GGCTTGGAACCTGACGTCGTTACTTATACTACACTTATGAAAGCCTTAATTCGTGTTGAAAAGTTTGACAAG GTTCCGGCTGTGTATGAAGAAATGGTTATGTCCGGGTGCACCCCAGATCGAAAAGCTAGAGCTATGCTGCGGTCTGCCCTTAGATACATGAAGCAAAGACTGAattcataa
- the LOC112762503 gene encoding uncharacterized protein isoform X2, translating into MFLLPPHLTTPFPSTRSTNYFPTTRHHQPPPPSAANPLISSSVATATPLIADEGPNDILPLQNRRYDFTPLLNFLSSDSNSEPENNSSSPTQLDPTEFQLAESYRAVPAPLWHGLLKSLCSSSSSIGLAYAVVSWLQKHNLCFSYELLYSILIHALGRNEKLYEAFLLSQRQVLTPLTYNALIGACARNGDLEKALNLMSRMRRDGFQPDFVNYSSIIQSLSRSNRIDSPILQKLYREIESDKIEADAHLLNDIILGFSKAGDATRALKFLAMAQGNGLSPKSGTLVAVILALGNSGRTVEAEALFEEIKDNGLEPRTKAYNALLAGYVKMGSLKDAEFIVSEMERSGVLPDEQTYSLLVDAYAHAGRWESARIVLKEMEACNLLPNSHIYSRILASYRDKGEWQKSFQVLKEMRNSGVQPDRQFYNVMIDTFGKHNILDHAMATFERMLSEGIMPDTVTWNTLIDCHCKSGRHDRAEELFDEMQQKGYSPCVMTYNIMINSMGEQERWDEVTKLLTRMQSQGVLPNAVTYTTLVDIYGRSGRFGDAIECLEVLKSTGFKPTPTMYNALINAYAQR; encoded by the exons ATGTTCCTTTTGCCACCACATCTTACCACTCCATTCCCTTCTACCCGCTCCACCAACTACTTCCCCACCACCCGCCACCACCAACCACCACCTCCTTCCGCCGCCAACCCTTTGATCTCCTCCTCCGTCGCAACCGCTACCCCACTCATCGCCGATGAGGGCCCCAACGACATTCTCCCCCTCCAGAACCGCCGGTATGACTTCACTCCACTCCTCAACTTCCTCTCCTCCGATTCCAATTCTGAACCAGAAAACAACTCGTCTTCCCCAACTCAACTCGACCCAACTGAGTTCCAACTCGCCGAGTCATACCGAGCCGTGCCAGCACCACTCTGGCACGGTCTCTTGAAATCCCTctgctcctcttcttcctccataGGACTCGCATACGCCGTCGTTTCGTGGCTCCAAAAGCATAACCTCTGCTTCTCCTACGAGCTCCTCTACTCCATCCTCATCCACGCGCTCGGTCGCAACGAGAAGCTCTATGAGGCATTCTTGCTCTCCCAGCGTCAGGTCCTCACTCCCTTAACCTACAACGCGCTAATTGGCGCGTGTGCCAGAAACGGCGACCTCGAGAAAGCCCTTAACTTGATGTCTCGAATGCGCCGCGATGGGTTCCAACCTGATTTCGTGAACTACAGTTCCATCATTCAGTCGCTCTCGCGCTCTAACAGAATCGATTCTCCGATTCTGCAGAAGCTTTATAGGGAGATTGAGAGTGATAAGATTGAGGCCGATGCGCACCTTCTTAATGACATCATTTTAGGGTTTTCGAAAGCCGGTGATGCTACTCGCGCTTTGAAGTTTCTTGCTATGGCTCAGGGGAATGGGTTGAGTCCAAAGTCGGGGACTTTGGTTGCGGTTATTTTGGCTTTGGGGAATTCCGGTAGGACTGTTGAAGCCGAAGCACTTTTTGAGGAGATTAAGGATAATGGGTTGGAACCTAGGACCAAGGCTTATAATGCTTTGCTTGCAGGTTATGTAAAAATGGGGTCTTTGAAGGATGCGGAGTTCATTGTTTCTGAGATGGAGAGAAGTGGTGTTTTACCCGATGAGCAAACTTATAGTCTCTTGGTTGATGCTTATGCTCATGCTGGTAGGTGGGAGAGTGCTAGGATTGTGTTGAAGGAGATGGAGGCTTGCAATTTGCTGCCGAATTCTCATATTTACAGTAGGATCTTGGCGAGTTATCGCGACAAGGGCGAGTGGCAGAAATCATTTCAAGTGCTAAAGGAGATGAGGAACAGTGGGGTTCAGCCTGATAGGCAGTTTTATAATGTGATGATTGATACTTTTGGGAAGCATAACATTCTTGATCACGCGATGGCAACGTTTGAACGAATGCTGTCGGAGGGGATTATGCCAGATACTGTTACATGGAACACGCTGATCGATTGTCACTGTAAGTCGGGGCGCCATGATAGGGCAGAGGAGTTGTTCGACGAAATGCAGCAGAAAGGATACTCGCCTTGTGTCATGACATATAACATTATGATTAATTCTATGGGGGAACAGGAGAGATGGGATGAAGTTACTAAGTTGTTAACCAGGATGCAGAGCCAGGGAGTGCTGCCCAATGCAGTTACATACACTACCCTGGTTGATATTTACGGAAGATCAGGAAGATTTGGCGATGCAATAGAGTGCTTGGAGGTTTTGAAATCGACGGGGTTCAAGCCAACTCCAACCATGTATAATGCCTTGATCAATGCCTATGCACAAAGG TAA